In a single window of the Mustela nigripes isolate SB6536 chromosome 17, MUSNIG.SB6536, whole genome shotgun sequence genome:
- the PLA2G15 gene encoding phospholipase A2 group XV isoform X1, translated as MGLRVYLYHATLLPGGFLFLLLLADPALPVGRPPPVVLVPGDLGNQLEAKLDKPTVVHYLCSKRTDSYFTLWLNLELLLPVIIDCWIDNIRLVYNSTSRATQFPDGVDVRVPGFGKTFSLEFLDPSKSSVGSYFHTMVESLVDWGYTRGEDVRGAPYDWRRAPNENGPYFLALREMIEEMHQLYGGPVVLVAHSMGNMYTLYFLQRQPQAWKNKYIRAFVALGAPWGGVAKTWRVLASGDNNRIPVIGPLKIREQQRSAVSTSWLLPYNYTWSSGKIFVHTPTTNYTLRDYRRFFQDISFKDGWLMRQDTEGLVEATVPPGVPLHCLYGTGVPTPDSFYYESFPDRDPKICFGDGDGTVNLQSALQCQAWRGRQEQQVSLQALPGSEHIEMLANATTLAYLKRVLLGP; from the exons ATGGGTCTTCGCGTCTACCTCTACCATGCGACGCTGCTCCCGGGTGGCTTTCTGTTCCTCCTGCTCCTGGCGGACCCGGCGCTCCCGGTCGGACGTCCCCCTCCGGTGGTGCTGG tGCCCGGCGATTTGGGCAACCAGCTGGAGGCAAAGCTAGACAAGCCAACGGTTGTGCACTACCTCTGCTCCAAGAGGACGGACAGCTACTTCACACTCTGGCTCAACCTCGAACTGCTGCTGCCTGTCATCATTGACTGCTGGATTGACAATatcag GCTGGTCTACAACAGTACGTCCCGGGCCACCCAGTTCCCAGATGGTGTGGATGTACGCGTCCCTGGCTTTGGGAAGACTTTTTCACTAGAGTTCCTGGACCCCAGCAAAAGCAGTGTGG GTTCCTATTTCCATACCATGGTAGAAAGCCTTGTGGACTGGGGCTACACACGGGGTGAGGATGTCCGGGGAGCCCCCTATGACTGGCGCCGAGCCCCAA ATGAAAACGGGCCCTACTTCCTGGCCCTCCGGGAGATGATCGAGGAGATGCACCAGCTGTATGGGGGCCCTGTGGTGCTGGTTGCCCACAGCATGGGCAACATGTACACACTCTACTTTCTGCAGCGACAGCCACAGGCCTGGAAGAACAAGTATATTCGTGCGTTTGTGGCACTGGGTGCGCCCTGGGGGGGCGTGGCCAAGACTTGGCGTGTCCTGGCCTCAG GAGACAACAATCGGATCCCAGTCATCGGGCCCCTGAAGATCCGGGAGCAGCAGCGGTCTGCCGTCTCCACCAGCTGGCTGCTGCCCTACAACTACACCTGGTCATCTGGGAAGATCTTCGTGCACACCCCCACAACCAACTACACGCTGCGGGACTATCGCCGCTTCTTCCAGGACATCAGCTTCAAAGATGGGTGGCTCATGCGGCAGGACACAGAGGGGCTGGTTGAAGCCACAGTGCCTCCTGGCGTGCCGCTGCACTGCCTCTACGGCACCGGTGTCCCCACGCCAGACTCCTTCTACTACGAGAGCTTCCCGGACCGTGATCCCAAAATCTGCTTTGGTGACGGCGATGGCACCGTGAACTTGCAGAGTGCCCTGCAGTGCCAGGCCTGGCGCGGACGCCAGGAGCAGCAAGTGTCGTTGCAGGC
- the PLA2G15 gene encoding phospholipase A2 group XV isoform X2, which produces MGLRVYLYHATLLPGGFLFLLLLADPALPVGRPPPVVLVPGDLGNQLEAKLDKPTVVHYLCSKRTDSYFTLWLNLELLLPVIIDCWIDNIRLVYNSTSRATQFPDGVDVRVPGFGKTFSLEFLDPSKSSVGSYFHTMVESLVDWGYTRGEDVRGAPYDWRRAPTTATGLEEQVYSCVCGTGCALGGRGQDLACPGLRRQQSDPSHRAPEDPGAAAVCRLHQLAAALQLHLVIWEDLRAHPHNQLHAAGLSPLLPGHQLQRWVAHAAGHRGAG; this is translated from the exons ATGGGTCTTCGCGTCTACCTCTACCATGCGACGCTGCTCCCGGGTGGCTTTCTGTTCCTCCTGCTCCTGGCGGACCCGGCGCTCCCGGTCGGACGTCCCCCTCCGGTGGTGCTGG tGCCCGGCGATTTGGGCAACCAGCTGGAGGCAAAGCTAGACAAGCCAACGGTTGTGCACTACCTCTGCTCCAAGAGGACGGACAGCTACTTCACACTCTGGCTCAACCTCGAACTGCTGCTGCCTGTCATCATTGACTGCTGGATTGACAATatcag GCTGGTCTACAACAGTACGTCCCGGGCCACCCAGTTCCCAGATGGTGTGGATGTACGCGTCCCTGGCTTTGGGAAGACTTTTTCACTAGAGTTCCTGGACCCCAGCAAAAGCAGTGTGG GTTCCTATTTCCATACCATGGTAGAAAGCCTTGTGGACTGGGGCTACACACGGGGTGAGGATGTCCGGGGAGCCCCCTATGACTGGCGCCGAGCCCCAA CGACAGCCACAGGCCTGGAAGAACAAGTATATTCGTGCGTTTGTGGCACTGGGTGCGCCCTGGGGGGGCGTGGCCAAGACTTGGCGTGTCCTGGCCTCAG GAGACAACAATCGGATCCCAGTCATCGGGCCCCTGAAGATCCGGGAGCAGCAGCGGTCTGCCGTCTCCACCAGCTGGCTGCTGCCCTACAACTACACCTGGTCATCTGGGAAGATCTTCGTGCACACCCCCACAACCAACTACACGCTGCGGGACTATCGCCGCTTCTTCCAGGACATCAGCTTCAAAGATGGGTGGCTCATGCGGCAGGACACAGAGGGGCTGGTTGA